A portion of the Planctomycetota bacterium genome contains these proteins:
- a CDS encoding LamG-like jellyroll fold domain-containing protein: protein MYALVLLAVLLQPSTRPSDEPAEAFPPTTPNVGHERHLHPHNPKHPAAPDAERFTTNRPNAKAMDLAAEEDAFTFVVFGDRTGGPDEGVAVLADAVRDVNLLEPDFVMTVGDLIQGYNEQDEWLEQMREYRGIMDQLICPWFPVAGNHDIYWRDRDRSGDQRPEGEHEDVYELHFGPLWYAFEHKNNWFIVLYTDEGNPDTGEKSIREPESQRMSDEQLDWLKQTIAKAADAPNVFLFMHHPRWIGGRYGDDWDKVHDALVDAGNVRAVFAGHIHRMRYDPKDGIDYVTLATTGGVNGMAVPEAGMLHHFNVVTVRDNQVAYAAVPVGDVLDVREITSELATDAESLATLQADVDAPIELASDGSAKQTITVTIQNPVERTIDIALTPESRDSRWVFLPDHRHATLKAGESKDFEFRVRRVGDSLDESFRAPMLAIDTQMLAPATRYTIPTVEADMNYQLPRGFSPEPIADDGVLVLDGDSDGLRIDNDDIALHDGPMTLEAWFTPAEIDRRMALVSKTEGSEFGLYVSDGVPRFPIHLDGEYVEPSAESVVLEAGRRHHLAGVFDGSEVRLYLDGQLLATIAAEGSRTTNPLPMYIGGDTNRRGDVHRSFAGTIDAVRLSDTARYSGAVFTPDDELADDEDTVLLFQMDRTLGEQVWGTGRDGAVLGRLSGDAVITAE, encoded by the coding sequence ATGTACGCCCTTGTCTTGCTTGCCGTGTTGTTGCAGCCGTCGACCCGACCGTCCGACGAACCTGCGGAGGCCTTCCCGCCGACCACGCCCAATGTCGGTCACGAGCGGCACCTGCACCCGCACAATCCCAAGCATCCGGCGGCACCCGATGCCGAGCGATTCACGACGAACCGCCCGAACGCCAAGGCGATGGATCTCGCGGCCGAGGAAGATGCATTTACGTTCGTCGTCTTCGGCGACCGCACCGGTGGGCCTGATGAGGGCGTGGCGGTGCTCGCGGATGCGGTGCGGGACGTGAACCTGCTCGAGCCGGATTTCGTGATGACGGTCGGCGACCTCATCCAAGGGTACAACGAGCAGGACGAGTGGCTCGAGCAGATGCGCGAGTACCGCGGCATCATGGATCAACTCATTTGCCCGTGGTTCCCCGTTGCAGGCAATCACGACATCTACTGGCGTGACCGCGACCGCAGCGGTGACCAACGGCCCGAGGGCGAACACGAAGACGTCTACGAACTGCATTTCGGCCCGCTCTGGTACGCGTTCGAGCACAAGAACAACTGGTTCATCGTGCTCTACACCGATGAGGGCAACCCTGATACCGGCGAGAAGTCGATCCGCGAGCCCGAGTCGCAGCGAATGAGCGACGAGCAGCTCGACTGGCTCAAGCAGACGATCGCCAAGGCGGCGGACGCACCGAACGTGTTTCTGTTCATGCACCACCCCCGCTGGATCGGTGGCCGGTACGGCGATGACTGGGACAAGGTTCACGACGCGCTGGTCGATGCCGGTAATGTCCGCGCGGTCTTCGCCGGCCACATCCACCGCATGCGCTACGACCCCAAGGATGGCATCGATTACGTGACCCTCGCGACGACGGGCGGCGTCAACGGCATGGCCGTTCCCGAGGCCGGCATGCTCCACCATTTCAATGTCGTGACCGTTCGTGACAACCAGGTGGCGTATGCGGCCGTACCAGTGGGCGATGTGCTGGACGTACGTGAGATCACCAGCGAGTTGGCCACCGACGCCGAGTCGCTTGCGACGTTGCAGGCCGACGTTGACGCGCCCATCGAACTGGCCTCTGACGGCAGCGCCAAGCAGACGATCACGGTCACCATTCAGAACCCGGTGGAGCGGACCATCGACATCGCGCTGACCCCCGAGAGCCGCGACAGCCGTTGGGTGTTCCTGCCGGACCACCGTCACGCGACGCTCAAGGCGGGTGAGTCGAAAGACTTTGAGTTCCGCGTTCGTCGAGTCGGCGACTCGCTCGATGAGAGCTTCCGCGCTCCGATGCTCGCGATCGACACACAGATGCTCGCCCCGGCGACTCGATACACGATTCCGACGGTCGAGGCGGACATGAACTACCAGCTGCCGCGCGGTTTCTCGCCCGAGCCTATCGCCGACGATGGCGTGCTCGTGCTTGACGGCGACAGCGACGGGCTGCGGATCGACAACGATGACATCGCGTTGCATGACGGGCCGATGACGCTCGAAGCGTGGTTCACCCCCGCGGAGATCGACCGTCGGATGGCGTTGGTGAGCAAGACCGAAGGCAGCGAGTTTGGCCTGTACGTCAGCGACGGCGTCCCGCGGTTCCCGATCCACCTCGATGGCGAATACGTCGAGCCCAGCGCCGAATCCGTCGTCCTCGAAGCCGGTCGTCGGCATCACCTCGCGGGGGTGTTCGACGGTTCCGAAGTCCGGCTCTACCTCGACGGCCAACTTCTGGCCACCATCGCCGCCGAAGGCTCACGAACGACCAATCCGCTCCCGATGTACATCGGCGGCGACACGAACCGTCGTGGTGACGTGCATCGTTCGTTCGCCGGCACCATTGATGCCGTCCGCCTGTCGGACACTGCTCGATACAGCGGCGCAGTGTTCACGCCTGATGACGAACTCGCCGACGACGAAGACACGGTGCTGCTGTTCCAGATGGACCGCACGCTCGGCGAGCAAGTGTGGGGCACTGGGCGGGATGGCGCGGTGCTCGGCCGGTTGTCGGGTGATGCGGTGATCACCGCCGAGTAA
- a CDS encoding peptidase S10, translating into MFLPLLLCLAMQAEPTTQPSDDSPHPAQEQPAYKSQAVTEHTVNGKRFRVTAAELEMKDDAGVTRGTMFFTYYAVLGDDGKPLHETRDRPITYVFNGGPGAASVWLHLGTAGPFMVPMPDDGTPPAPPTVVVENPDSWLAATDLVFIDPIGTGFSRAAIKKADKDKDGKQDDDAKVEDFGKKFYGVKQDIEWVGEFIRLHCTRFGRWDDRKFLAGESYGTTRAAQLASHLHRRYGMDINGVILISTVLDFATLIPAENNPIAHVAFLPSYAVTAAYHGKTELTADDAREQAEAFALDEYLPAMLRGGALDDERRQAIAERYAQLTGLPVEYVLQSDLRVPPARFMKRLLNEDRKLVGRMDGRLLGHDTDPVNDTPNTDPSLTGYMGPYSGAFNAYIREQLEFESDLAYEVLSRRVHPWAATEETTGSYSGGYLNVADDLRTAMRDVPGLRVLVASGIYDLATPYYGADYTINQMRLSAELRERVEQTYYAGGHMMYHVAEERVRLGSDVRSFITGE; encoded by the coding sequence ATGTTTCTCCCGCTACTTCTTTGTCTCGCCATGCAAGCTGAACCGACCACGCAGCCGTCCGATGATTCGCCGCACCCAGCACAGGAGCAGCCGGCGTATAAGTCGCAAGCGGTGACCGAGCACACCGTCAACGGCAAACGCTTCCGCGTGACGGCGGCGGAGCTGGAGATGAAGGACGACGCCGGCGTGACGCGCGGGACAATGTTCTTCACCTACTACGCCGTGCTCGGCGACGATGGCAAGCCGCTCCACGAGACGAGAGATCGCCCGATCACCTACGTCTTCAACGGCGGCCCCGGTGCCGCGTCGGTCTGGTTGCACCTCGGCACGGCCGGGCCGTTCATGGTGCCGATGCCCGACGACGGCACGCCGCCCGCGCCGCCGACCGTCGTCGTTGAAAACCCCGACAGCTGGCTCGCCGCAACCGACCTGGTTTTCATCGACCCCATCGGCACCGGCTTCTCCCGCGCCGCGATCAAGAAAGCCGACAAGGATAAGGACGGCAAACAGGACGACGACGCAAAGGTCGAGGACTTCGGCAAGAAGTTCTACGGCGTCAAGCAGGACATCGAGTGGGTCGGCGAGTTCATCCGCCTGCATTGCACGCGGTTCGGCCGATGGGACGATCGCAAGTTCCTCGCCGGCGAGAGCTACGGCACCACCCGCGCCGCCCAGCTCGCCAGCCATCTTCACCGCCGTTACGGCATGGACATCAACGGCGTGATCCTCATCAGCACCGTCCTCGACTTCGCGACGCTGATCCCCGCGGAGAACAACCCGATCGCGCACGTTGCCTTCCTGCCGAGCTACGCGGTAACGGCGGCGTACCACGGCAAGACGGAGTTAACCGCCGACGACGCGCGGGAGCAGGCCGAAGCGTTCGCGCTGGACGAGTACCTGCCGGCGATGCTCCGCGGCGGGGCGTTGGACGACGAACGACGCCAAGCCATCGCCGAGCGCTACGCGCAGCTCACCGGCCTGCCGGTCGAGTACGTGCTGCAGAGCGATCTGCGTGTCCCACCGGCGCGGTTCATGAAGCGGTTGCTCAACGAGGACCGCAAGCTCGTCGGCCGGATGGACGGTCGCCTGCTCGGCCACGACACCGACCCGGTCAACGACACGCCCAACACCGACCCCTCGCTCACCGGCTACATGGGCCCGTACAGCGGGGCGTTCAACGCCTACATCCGTGAGCAGCTCGAGTTCGAGTCGGACCTGGCGTACGAGGTGCTGAGCCGGCGGGTGCATCCGTGGGCCGCGACGGAGGAGACCACCGGCAGCTACTCCGGCGGCTACCTCAACGTCGCCGACGACCTCCGCACCGCCATGCGCGACGTTCCGGGACTGCGCGTCCTCGTCGCCAGCGGCATCTACGACCTCGCCACCCCGTACTATGGCGCCGACTACACCATCAACCAGATGCGCCTATCCGCAGAGCTGCGCGAGCGCGTCGAGCAGACCTACTACGCGGGTGGGCACATGATGTACCACGTCGCCGAGGAGCGGGTGCGACTCGGGAGCGATGTTCGATCTTTCATCACCGGCGAATAA
- a CDS encoding esterase-like activity of phytase family protein: MLAPLFLATIATTQPAPRAELVGFAVLPADTFRDGPTSGQFIDPANDRTPPFVDKQPVQGISSMIATDVPGTYLAVSDNGFGAKRNSADYVLCVYEVTPNFETGEVTWKLAFELSDPDDILDWPIVAEMETYPDSDIPVPAKIKEGRKLTGADFDIESMVRLPDGTFWIGDEFGPFLLHFSADGKLLEPPVELPGESMHSPDHPTKDPATAKIARSAGFEGLGATIADLPTQDESLYVALWPTLEKPLDGESGLRTYIYRANFPTKPEKEGWGEYKDKFPYGLIQLSEGAVALGETSASSANIPYYVHIERDNKQGAEAHTKLISASFENVFLDSRNRLQTTPVADLLDLADPNDLDGDGSTDFRFPFVTIESVVVVDERTVLICNDNNYPFSNGRSETEPDHTEFILVHLPKPLSEMGRN, from the coding sequence ATGCTCGCCCCCCTTTTCCTCGCCACGATCGCCACCACGCAACCCGCCCCTCGCGCCGAACTCGTCGGCTTCGCCGTGCTGCCCGCTGACACGTTCCGCGACGGGCCGACGTCGGGCCAGTTCATCGACCCCGCCAACGATCGCACACCGCCGTTTGTCGACAAGCAACCGGTGCAGGGCATTTCGTCGATGATCGCGACCGACGTGCCGGGGACGTACCTCGCCGTCTCCGACAACGGCTTCGGCGCGAAACGCAACTCGGCCGACTACGTGCTGTGCGTCTACGAGGTCACGCCGAACTTCGAGACCGGCGAAGTCACTTGGAAGCTCGCATTTGAGCTGAGCGACCCGGACGACATCCTCGATTGGCCGATCGTCGCGGAGATGGAGACGTACCCCGACAGCGACATCCCCGTCCCCGCGAAGATCAAGGAAGGCCGCAAGCTCACCGGGGCCGACTTCGACATCGAGAGCATGGTGCGTTTGCCCGACGGCACCTTCTGGATCGGCGACGAGTTCGGCCCGTTCCTGCTGCACTTTTCGGCCGACGGCAAGCTGCTGGAGCCGCCGGTGGAACTCCCCGGCGAAAGTATGCACTCACCCGATCATCCAACGAAGGACCCGGCGACCGCGAAGATCGCGCGGAGTGCGGGGTTTGAGGGGTTGGGCGCAACAATCGCCGATCTTCCGACGCAAGACGAAAGCCTCTACGTGGCGCTCTGGCCAACGCTCGAAAAACCACTTGATGGAGAGAGCGGCCTGCGAACATACATTTACCGAGCAAACTTCCCTACCAAACCAGAGAAGGAAGGATGGGGCGAGTACAAGGATAAGTTCCCTTATGGATTGATTCAGTTGAGCGAAGGTGCGGTGGCACTAGGTGAAACGTCGGCTTCTTCCGCGAACATCCCCTATTATGTTCACATTGAACGAGATAACAAACAGGGTGCTGAAGCGCACACCAAGTTGATCTCAGCCTCTTTTGAGAACGTTTTCCTAGACAGCCGGAATCGTTTGCAAACTACACCGGTCGCCGACCTCCTCGACCTCGCCGATCCGAACGACCTTGACGGCGACGGCTCCACCGACTTCCGCTTCCCGTTCGTGACGATCGAGAGCGTTGTCGTTGTCGATGAGCGGACAGTGTTGATTTGCAACGACAACAACTACCCGTTCAGCAACGGCCGCAGTGAGACGGAACCGGATCACACGGAGTTCATCCTCGTACATTTGCCGAAGCCACTGAGCGAGATGGGGCGGAATTGA
- the xylB gene encoding xylulokinase, with the protein MVHFLGIDIGTSGTKTLVLSDDGTVLATHTVGHDLLTPKPGWTEQHPEQWWDATRKSVKAALKKAKCKGGDIAAVGFSGQMHGSVFVDKKGNVIRPALLWNDQRTAAQSERITELAGGPKAMMAMTGNLPLTGYTAPKILWLRDNEPKHYKKIHKIVLPKDYVRWQMTGDWATDVGDASGMALLDVTKRDWSHKLLGKIDVDPELLPALFESSDVTGELHAAGAKALGLKPGTPVVGGSGDVMTGAVGNGIVIAGLVNANLGTGGVVAAHSDEAVMDPQGRVATMCHAVKGGHVVFGCMLSAAGSFQWYGDMMSKGKPDFAKLTAKAEGAPAGCEGLFFLPYLTGERCPHNDPQARGGWIGLTRRTDEAALIRSLLEGVTFNMGSMLNIMRDEMGIPCKQVRGTGGGSKSAFWRQMQADIYGAPLALTNSEEGAAFGAALLAAVGAGAYKDVPAACKALIKATDVTKPVAKQKKQYAKHHAVYDKLYGDLKDRFADMAALSG; encoded by the coding sequence ATGGTTCATTTCCTCGGCATCGACATCGGCACCTCCGGCACCAAAACCCTCGTCCTCTCCGATGACGGCACGGTCCTCGCGACGCACACCGTCGGCCATGACTTGTTGACGCCTAAACCGGGGTGGACCGAACAGCATCCGGAGCAGTGGTGGGACGCGACGCGCAAGTCGGTGAAGGCGGCGCTGAAGAAAGCCAAGTGCAAGGGCGGCGACATCGCGGCCGTCGGCTTCTCCGGGCAGATGCACGGCTCGGTCTTCGTCGACAAGAAGGGCAATGTCATCCGGCCGGCCCTGCTCTGGAACGACCAACGCACGGCCGCGCAGAGTGAACGCATCACCGAGCTCGCCGGCGGGCCCAAGGCGATGATGGCCATGACCGGCAACCTCCCGCTCACCGGCTACACCGCCCCCAAAATCCTCTGGCTCCGCGACAACGAGCCCAAGCACTACAAGAAAATTCACAAGATCGTCCTGCCCAAGGACTACGTCCGCTGGCAGATGACCGGCGACTGGGCGACCGACGTCGGTGACGCGTCGGGCATGGCGCTGCTCGACGTGACCAAGCGCGACTGGTCGCACAAGTTGCTCGGGAAGATCGATGTTGATCCGGAGCTATTGCCGGCGTTGTTCGAGTCGTCGGACGTGACCGGGGAGCTGCACGCGGCGGGGGCGAAGGCGCTGGGCTTGAAGCCGGGGACGCCGGTGGTCGGCGGCAGCGGCGACGTGATGACCGGCGCGGTCGGCAACGGGATCGTGATCGCCGGTTTGGTCAACGCCAACCTCGGCACCGGCGGCGTCGTCGCGGCCCACTCCGACGAAGCTGTCATGGACCCGCAGGGTCGCGTGGCGACGATGTGCCACGCGGTCAAGGGCGGGCACGTCGTCTTCGGTTGCATGCTCTCGGCGGCGGGCAGCTTCCAGTGGTACGGCGACATGATGAGCAAGGGCAAACCCGACTTCGCGAAGTTGACCGCGAAGGCCGAGGGCGCGCCGGCCGGGTGCGAGGGGTTGTTCTTCCTGCCGTATCTCACCGGCGAGCGTTGCCCGCACAACGACCCGCAAGCCCGCGGCGGCTGGATCGGCCTGACCCGCCGCACTGACGAGGCGGCACTGATCCGCTCGCTGCTCGAAGGCGTCACCTTCAACATGGGCAGCATGCTCAACATCATGCGCGACGAGATGGGCATCCCCTGCAAACAAGTCCGCGGCACCGGCGGCGGCAGCAAGTCGGCCTTCTGGCGACAGATGCAGGCGGACATCTACGGGGCCCCGCTGGCGTTGACCAACAGCGAAGAAGGAGCCGCGTTCGGCGCCGCACTTCTCGCGGCCGTCGGTGCCGGCGCGTACAAAGACGTCCCCGCCGCGTGCAAGGCGCTGATTAAAGCAACCGACGTGACCAAGCCCGTCGCGAAGCAGAAGAAGCAATACGCCAAGCACCACGCCGTCTACGACAAGCTCTACGGCGACCTGAAGGACCGCTTCGCCGACATGGCCGCGTTGAGTGGCTGA
- the lpxD gene encoding UDP-3-O-(3-hydroxymyristoyl)glucosamine N-acyltransferase: MRLAELAEKINATLDGDGDIEVTGVGPLELAGEGDVTFLANRKYADQVATTKASAVIVAPGVSTEGKPALRAENPYLAFTHAVVELVGFRKHPHEGIHPLAHVDPTATIGEGTTIYPFVYVGPDVEVGKDCVLHPNVCVYDGCVIGDRVVVHAGTVIGQDGFGYATQSGVHHKIPQAGNAVIGDDVEIGANCAVDRATLGSTIVGSGSKLSDLVAIGHGAKVGDHALLVAQVGIAGSTVIGHHATLGGQVGVVGHLKIGDNVTAAAQSGITENIPDQTTVLGTPAVPIGKGRRVAVLTRQLPDLLERIKKLEQSVEELQTDGEQ, translated from the coding sequence ATGCGGCTTGCTGAACTCGCGGAGAAAATCAACGCAACCCTCGACGGCGACGGCGACATCGAAGTCACCGGGGTCGGACCGCTCGAGTTGGCGGGCGAGGGGGATGTAACCTTCCTCGCCAACCGCAAGTACGCCGACCAAGTCGCGACGACCAAAGCCTCGGCCGTCATTGTCGCACCGGGCGTGTCGACCGAGGGTAAGCCGGCATTGCGGGCGGAGAATCCGTACCTAGCGTTCACGCATGCCGTCGTCGAACTTGTCGGCTTTCGCAAGCACCCGCACGAAGGCATCCACCCGCTCGCTCACGTCGATCCGACCGCGACCATCGGCGAAGGCACCACGATCTACCCGTTCGTCTACGTCGGTCCGGACGTCGAGGTCGGCAAGGATTGCGTCCTTCACCCCAACGTTTGCGTCTACGACGGCTGTGTGATCGGCGACCGCGTCGTGGTCCACGCTGGCACCGTCATCGGCCAGGACGGCTTCGGCTACGCCACCCAGTCCGGCGTGCATCACAAGATCCCCCAGGCCGGCAACGCCGTCATCGGCGACGATGTCGAGATCGGTGCGAACTGCGCCGTCGACCGGGCGACGCTCGGGTCCACCATCGTCGGGTCCGGCAGCAAGCTGTCCGACCTCGTCGCCATCGGGCATGGGGCGAAAGTCGGTGATCACGCCCTGCTCGTCGCGCAAGTCGGCATTGCCGGCTCGACCGTCATCGGCCACCACGCCACACTCGGCGGCCAGGTCGGTGTCGTCGGCCATCTGAAAATCGGCGACAACGTCACCGCCGCCGCCCAATCCGGCATCACCGAAAACATCCCCGACCAGACCACGGTGCTCGGCACCCCCGCCGTCCCCATCGGCAAGGGCCGACGCGTTGCCGTCCTAACTCGACAACTGCCCGACCTGCTCGAACGGATTAAGAAACTCGAGCAGTCCGTCGAAGAGTTGCAGACCGACGGCGAACAGTGA